In Pseudomonas saponiphila, the genomic stretch CGTCCAGGCTGCGCTCGTCATTGGGAATCGCTACATGGGAGTCGGCCTCGGCCCAGCCATGTCCGGGGAAATGCTTGCCGGTGGCCGCCATCCCGGCGCTGTTCATGCCGCGGATAAAGGCACCGGCCAACAGTGCCGCGCGCTGCGGATCGCCCTCGAAAGACCGGCTGCCCACCACCGCACTGCGCTGGTGATCGAGATCCAGGACCGGGGCAAAGCTCAGGTCCAGCCCCACCGCCAGGACCTCGGTGGCCATGATCCAGCCGCACTGCTCGGCCAGGTACTCGGCATTCGGGTTGTCGGCCAAGGCGCGCATCGCCGGCAGACGGACAAAGCCCTGACGCAATCGCTGCACCCGGCCACCTTCCTGATCCACCGCCAGCAGCAGGTCCGGGCGGATCGCCCGGATCGCCGCGCTCAGCTCGCGCACCTGGCGTGGGTGCTCGATATTCCGCGCAAAAATGATCAGCCCGCCCACCTGCGGCTGACGCAGGAGTTGGCGATCTTCAGCCGTCAGCCAGGTACCGGCGACGTCCACCATCAAGGAGCCTTGCAGGCCAGCGGTCATAACATTTCCTTAGATACGAATGCGCACGCCATCGACGATGGCTCCCGCATGACGCAGGACCAAGCCTCATCCGCGACGGACGCAAGCGGGCCAATCAACATCGATAAGGGGAAGGCACAGGGGTAAAAAAACAGAGTCGGCATGGGCGGCTAGCTTAGCGGATGCAAGCTGTCACGCCCACCCGTGAGGTCAAGCCTTGGCGACTGCCGGGGCTGATTTGCTGCGCGGCTTGAGCTGGGCGCTGGCCATGACTTCATCGGTGACCCCGGTTTCGGCACGCATGCCGGCAGCGAGGAACGGCACCATCAGTCGCATCACTTGCTCAATGGAGGTGTTGACCCCGAAATCGGTTTCGGCGATAGCCCGCAACGCCTTGATTCCGGACATGCTGAACGCCGCTGCACCGAGCATGAAATGCACGCGCCAGAACAGCTCGATGGGTGGAATACGTGGCGCCGCCTCATTGACCAGCAGCATGTAACGGCGGAACACCTTGCCGTACATGTCTTCCAGATAACGCCGCAAATGCCCCTGACTCTGGCTGAAGGCAAGCCCCAGCAGGCGCATGAAGATTGACAGGTCGTTGCCACTGCGTGGCTGCACCACCAGCGCCTGCTCGACAAGGATTTCCAGTAGTTCTTCCAGGCTCGGCTTACTGTCCGGCCTAGCCTGACGCCGCTCCAGCTCACGATCGAGACTGATGCAGAAAGGCCCGAGGAAGCGCGAGAACACCGCCTGGATCAGGGCCTTTTTGGAACCGAAATGATAGTTGACCGCTGCCAGGTTGACCCCGGCCTTGCTGGTAATCAGCCGCAACGAGGTTTCGGCAAAACCTTTTTCCGCGAACAACTGCTCGGCAGCATCGAGAATGCGTTCAACGGTTTCCGACTGGGCCATGGCTACTCCGCCTGACAAACACTTGTTTGAAACATACGTTTCAGGCTTATCAATGTCAAGCCTGCCAGCCTCTGCGAAGGCCGTCCGGGGCGCTATTTAATCATACCTGCCGCGGTCTGTAGCCAGCCTTGAGCAGTGGATGGCTACCCCGGAATGACAACCACCCGGCCGACCACGGCAAATGGAGGATTGCCAAGCAACGTTCACTGTATATAATCCCAGTCACTGTATAAAAAGACAGAGCGATCGACATGCTAAAACTGACGCCACGCCAAGCTGAGATTCTGGCTTTTATCAAACGCTGCCTTGAAGACAACGGCTATCCGCCAACACGCGCCGAGATCGCCCAGGAGCTGGGTTTCAAGTCGCCCAACGCCGCCGAAGAACACCTCAAGGCCCTGGCCCGCAAAGGCGCCATCGAGATGACCCCAGGGGCCTCTCGCGGCATCCGCATCCCTGGCTTCGAGGCCAAGACCGACGACTCGCTGCCCATCATCGGCCGCGTTGCCGCTGGCGCCCCCATCCTGGCCCAGCAGCACATTGAAGAGTCCTGCAACATCAACCCGACCTTCTTCCATCCTCGTGCCGACTATCTGCTTCGGGTCAACGGCATGAGCATGAAGGACATCGGCATCTTCGACGGCGACCTGCTGGCAGTGCATACCACCCGCGAGGCCCGTAACGGCCAGGTGGTGGTGGCACGCATCGGCGATGAAGTCACGGTCAAGCGCTTCAAGCGCGAAGGCAGCAAAGTCTGGCTGATTGCCGAAAACCCTGATTTCGCCCCTATCGAAGTCAACCTGAAAGATCAGGAACTGGTGATCGAAGGCTTGAGTGTCGGCGTCATTCGCCGCTAAAGGAGGCTCCATGCAGTTCCCCCATACACCACAGCAAGCCCAACTGCCGCTGTTTGAAGCGTTCCTGGCCCAGCCCTTGGCGCCTGCACTCAAAGAAGTGGTCGAGTCGCCCTGGAATAAAGATCCAGAGGCTTTCAGCGAACTGTCGTTACGCGGCGCCGCCGGGAACTGCCTGAACCTCCTGGCCCCCATTCTCAGGGAGTTGAGCCAGGAGCAGGACGCACGATGGCTGACCCTGATCGCCCCGCCCTCAAGCCTGACCCAAAGCTGGCTGCGGGATGCCGGCCTGAATCGCGAACGCATCCTGCTGCTTCACCCCCGGGGCTCTCAAAGCCCACAGCAACTGGCGTGCGAAGCCCTGCGCCTGGGGCGTAGCCACACGGTGGTCAGTTGGCTGAATCCACTGAGTGCC encodes the following:
- the sulA gene encoding SOS-induced cell division inhibitor SulA, with product MQFPHTPQQAQLPLFEAFLAQPLAPALKEVVESPWNKDPEAFSELSLRGAAGNCLNLLAPILRELSQEQDARWLTLIAPPSSLTQSWLRDAGLNRERILLLHPRGSQSPQQLACEALRLGRSHTVVSWLNPLSASARQQLIGAARTGDAQSLNIRLG
- a CDS encoding TetR/AcrR family transcriptional regulator, which codes for MAQSETVERILDAAEQLFAEKGFAETSLRLITSKAGVNLAAVNYHFGSKKALIQAVFSRFLGPFCISLDRELERRQARPDSKPSLEELLEILVEQALVVQPRSGNDLSIFMRLLGLAFSQSQGHLRRYLEDMYGKVFRRYMLLVNEAAPRIPPIELFWRVHFMLGAAAFSMSGIKALRAIAETDFGVNTSIEQVMRLMVPFLAAGMRAETGVTDEVMASAQLKPRSKSAPAVAKA
- the lexA gene encoding transcriptional repressor LexA, giving the protein MLKLTPRQAEILAFIKRCLEDNGYPPTRAEIAQELGFKSPNAAEEHLKALARKGAIEMTPGASRGIRIPGFEAKTDDSLPIIGRVAAGAPILAQQHIEESCNINPTFFHPRADYLLRVNGMSMKDIGIFDGDLLAVHTTREARNGQVVVARIGDEVTVKRFKREGSKVWLIAENPDFAPIEVNLKDQELVIEGLSVGVIRR
- the nagZ gene encoding beta-N-acetylhexosaminidase, with product MQGSLMVDVAGTWLTAEDRQLLRQPQVGGLIIFARNIEHPRQVRELSAAIRAIRPDLLLAVDQEGGRVQRLRQGFVRLPAMRALADNPNAEYLAEQCGWIMATEVLAVGLDLSFAPVLDLDHQRSAVVGSRSFEGDPQRAALLAGAFIRGMNSAGMAATGKHFPGHGWAEADSHVAIPNDERSLDEIRAKDLLPFARLSKQLAAVMPAHVIYPQVDPQPAGFSRRWLQDILRGELQFDGVIFSDDLSMAGAHVVGDAASRIEAALTAGCDMGLVCNDRAAAELALSAAQRLKVQPSPRLARMRGQAFAHLEYKQDPRWLAALEALKAAQLID